A part of Camelus bactrianus isolate YW-2024 breed Bactrian camel chromosome 7, ASM4877302v1, whole genome shotgun sequence genomic DNA contains:
- the GTPBP10 gene encoding GTP-binding protein 10 isoform X2, protein MGYPRLGGEGGKGGDVWVVAQNKMTLKQLKDRYPQKRFVAGEGANSRVSALKGCKGKDCEIPVPVGISVTDENGKIIGELNKEKDRILVAEGGLGGKLLTNFLPLKGQKRVIHLDLKLIADIGLVGFPNAGKSSLLSKISHAKPTIADYAFTTLKPELGKIMYNDFKQVSVADLPGLIEGAHRNKGMGHKFLKHIERTRQLLFVVDIFGFQLSSQTQYRSAFETIILLTKELELYKEELQTKPALLAVNKMDLPDAQDKFHVLMSQLQNPKDFLYLFEKNMIPERTVEFQHIIPISAVTGEGIDELKNCIRKSLDENANQENDAHHKKQLLNLHISSTVSYSEPPSKNAFTSPRMDVTSIN, encoded by the exons ATGGGTTACCCTCGCTTAGGTGGAGAAGGTGGAAAAGGTGGTGATGTCTGGGTTGTAGCCCAGAacaaaatgactttaaaacaaCTTAAAGACAGATATCCTCAGAAACGGTTTGTGGCTGGAGAAGGAGCAAACAGTCg agTTAGTGCACTAAAAGGCTGCaagggaaaagactgtgaaattcCGGTACCTGTTGGTATTTCAGTAACTGATGAAAATGGTAAAATTATAG gagaactcaataaagagaaagacagaatttTGGTAGCTGAAGGAGGTCTTGGTGGTAAATTACTTACAAATTTCTTACCACTGAAAGGCCAGAAACGAGTAATTCACCTTGATCTAAAACTTATAGCTGATATAGGTCTAGTGGG ATTCCCAAATGCTGGAAAATCCTCTTTGCTAAGTAAGATTTCTCATGCAAAACCTACAATTGCAGATTATGCat ttacaACATTAAAGCCTGAACTTGGAAAAATTATGTATAATGATTTCAAACAG GTATCGGTAGCTGATCTTCCTGGTTTAATAGAAGGAGCACATAGGAACAAAGGAATGGGCCACAAATTCCTCAAGCATATAGAAAGAACTAGACAACTACTTTTTGTT gttgaTATTTTTGGATTTCAGCTTTCTTCCCAAACTCAATACAGATCTGCCTTTGAAACCATAATACTGCTTACAAAA GAGTTGGAGTTGTACAAAGAGGAGCTTCAGACAAAACCTGCACTCCTGGCAGTTAATAAAATGGACTTGCCAGATGCTCAAGATAAATTCCACGTACTGATGAGCCAACTCCAGAATCCTAAAG attttttgtatttatttgaaaaaaacatGATTCCAGAGAGGACTGTGGAGTTCCAACACATCATCCCCATCTCTGCAGTTACTGGAGAAGGAATTGATGAACTTAAAAACTGTATAAGAAAGTCTCTGGATGAAAATGCCAACCAGGAAAATGATGCACATCATAAGAAGCAGTTGCTTAATTTACACATTTCCAGTACAGTATCTTACAGTGAGCCACCATCAAAGAACGCTTTTACTAGTCCCAGAATGGATGTAACGTCAATCAATTAA
- the GTPBP10 gene encoding GTP-binding protein 10 isoform X1, translated as MVRSSCLLLRKYGNFIDNLRLFTRGGSGGMGYPRLGGEGGKGGDVWVVAQNKMTLKQLKDRYPQKRFVAGEGANSRVSALKGCKGKDCEIPVPVGISVTDENGKIIGELNKEKDRILVAEGGLGGKLLTNFLPLKGQKRVIHLDLKLIADIGLVGFPNAGKSSLLSKISHAKPTIADYAFTTLKPELGKIMYNDFKQVSVADLPGLIEGAHRNKGMGHKFLKHIERTRQLLFVVDIFGFQLSSQTQYRSAFETIILLTKELELYKEELQTKPALLAVNKMDLPDAQDKFHVLMSQLQNPKDFLYLFEKNMIPERTVEFQHIIPISAVTGEGIDELKNCIRKSLDENANQENDAHHKKQLLNLHISSTVSYSEPPSKNAFTSPRMDVTSIN; from the exons taTGGAAACTTCATTGATAACCTAAGACTCTTCACCAGGGGAGGAAGTGGTGGAATGGGTTACCCTCGCTTAGGTGGAGAAGGTGGAAAAGGTGGTGATGTCTGGGTTGTAGCCCAGAacaaaatgactttaaaacaaCTTAAAGACAGATATCCTCAGAAACGGTTTGTGGCTGGAGAAGGAGCAAACAGTCg agTTAGTGCACTAAAAGGCTGCaagggaaaagactgtgaaattcCGGTACCTGTTGGTATTTCAGTAACTGATGAAAATGGTAAAATTATAG gagaactcaataaagagaaagacagaatttTGGTAGCTGAAGGAGGTCTTGGTGGTAAATTACTTACAAATTTCTTACCACTGAAAGGCCAGAAACGAGTAATTCACCTTGATCTAAAACTTATAGCTGATATAGGTCTAGTGGG ATTCCCAAATGCTGGAAAATCCTCTTTGCTAAGTAAGATTTCTCATGCAAAACCTACAATTGCAGATTATGCat ttacaACATTAAAGCCTGAACTTGGAAAAATTATGTATAATGATTTCAAACAG GTATCGGTAGCTGATCTTCCTGGTTTAATAGAAGGAGCACATAGGAACAAAGGAATGGGCCACAAATTCCTCAAGCATATAGAAAGAACTAGACAACTACTTTTTGTT gttgaTATTTTTGGATTTCAGCTTTCTTCCCAAACTCAATACAGATCTGCCTTTGAAACCATAATACTGCTTACAAAA GAGTTGGAGTTGTACAAAGAGGAGCTTCAGACAAAACCTGCACTCCTGGCAGTTAATAAAATGGACTTGCCAGATGCTCAAGATAAATTCCACGTACTGATGAGCCAACTCCAGAATCCTAAAG attttttgtatttatttgaaaaaaacatGATTCCAGAGAGGACTGTGGAGTTCCAACACATCATCCCCATCTCTGCAGTTACTGGAGAAGGAATTGATGAACTTAAAAACTGTATAAGAAAGTCTCTGGATGAAAATGCCAACCAGGAAAATGATGCACATCATAAGAAGCAGTTGCTTAATTTACACATTTCCAGTACAGTATCTTACAGTGAGCCACCATCAAAGAACGCTTTTACTAGTCCCAGAATGGATGTAACGTCAATCAATTAA